In a single window of the Pongo abelii isolate AG06213 chromosome 1, NHGRI_mPonAbe1-v2.0_pri, whole genome shotgun sequence genome:
- the DDX20 gene encoding probable ATP-dependent RNA helicase DDX20 isoform X2, with protein sequence MWPHRKTGRKDLWDPRLPLSTARSDGTATMAAAFEAPGALAAVATGMPAEHVTVQVPAPEPTPGPMRSLRTAQDLSSPRTRTRDVLLAEPADFESLLLSRPVLEGLRAAGFERPSPVQLKAIPLGRCGLDLIVQAKSGTGKTCVFSTIALDSLVLENLSTQILILAPTREIAVQIHSVITAIGIKMEGLECHVFIGGTPLSQDKTRLKKCHIAVGSPGRIKQLIELDYLNPGSIRLFILDEADKLLEEGSFQEQINWIYSSLPASKQMLAVSATYPEFLANALTKYMRDPTFVRLNSSDPSLIGLKQYYRVVNSYPLAHKVFEEKTQHLQELFSRIPFNQALVFSNLHSRAQHLADILSSKGFPAECISGNMNQNQRLDAMAKLKQFHCRVLISTDLTSRGIDAEKVNLVVNLDVPLDWETYMHRIGRAGRFGTLGLTVTYCCRGEEENMMMRIAQKCNINLLPLPDPIPSGLMEECVDWDVEVKAAVHTYGIASVPNQPLKKQIQKIERTLQIQKAHGDHMASSRNNSVSGLSVKSKNNTKQKLPVKSHSECGIIEKAASPKELGCDRQSEEQMKNSVQTPVEKSTNSQHQVKEALPVSLPQIPCLSSFKIHQPYTLTFAELVEDYEHYIKEGLEKSVEIIRHYTGPGDQTVNPQNGFVRNKVTEQRVPVLASSSQSGDSESDSDSYSSRTSSQSKGNKSYLEGSSDNQLKDSESTPVDDHISLEQPPNGIDTPNPEEYQESPGIQIKTRHKEGASQRAKQSRRNLPRRSSFRLQTEAQEDDWYDCHRETHLSFSDTYQDYEEYWRAYYRAWQEYYAAASHSYYWNAQRHPSWMAAYHMNTIYLQEMMHGNQ encoded by the exons ATGTGGCCTCACAGAAAGACTGGAAGAAAAGATTTGTGG GATCCCCGCCTCCCCTTAAGCACCGCGAGATCTGACGGCACGGCTACCATGGCGGCGGCGTTTGAAGCCCCGGGAGCCTTAGCGGCAGTGGCGACTGGTATGCCGGCTGAGCATGTGACCGTGCAGGTCCCGGCCCCAGAGCCAACACCCGGGCCTATGAGGAGCCTGCGGACCGCTCAGGATCTCAGCAGCCCGCGGACCCGCACGAGGGATGTGCTGTTGGCGGAGCCTGCTGACTTCGAGTCACTGCTGCTTTCGCGGCCGGTGCTGGAGGGGCTGCGGGCGGCCGGCTTCGAGAGGCCCTCGCCGGTGCAGCTCAAGGCCATCCCGCTGGGGCGCTGCGGGCTCG ATTTAATTGTTCAAGCTAAATCTGGCACCGGGAAAACCTGTGTGTTCTCCACCATAGCTTTGGACTCTCTTGTTCTTGAAAACTTAAGTACCCAG attttgatcTTGGCCCCTACAAGAGAAATTGCTGTACAGATACATTCTGTTATTACAGCCATTGGAATAAAAATGGAAGGCTTAGAGTGTCATGTTTTTATTGGAGGGACCCCATTGTCACAAGACAAAACCAGACTTAAAAAGTGTCATATTGCTGTTGGATCTCCTG gcagAATTAAGCAACTCATAGAACTTGactacttgaacccaggcagtatACGCCTCTTTATTCTTGATGAAGCAGATAAGCTTTTAGAAGAAGGCAGCTTCCAGGAgcaaataaa tTGGATTTATTCTTCCTTGCCTGCCAGTAAACAGATGCTGGCAGTGTCAGCTACTTATCCCGAATTTTTGGCTAATGCTTTGACAAAGTACATGAGAGATCCCACTTTTGTAAGACTGAATTCCAGTGATCCAAGTCTCATAG GTTTGAAGCAGTATTACAGAGTTGTCAATTCGTACCCTTTGGCACATAAGGTTTTTGAGGAAAAGACTCAGCATTTACAGGAACTGTTCAGCAGAATTCCATTTAATCAAGCTTTAGTCTTTTCTAATTTGCACAGCAG AGCACAACATTtggctgatatcctttcttctaaaGGCTTTCCTGCTGAGTGCATTTCAG GCAATATGAATCAGAATCAGCGTCTTGATGCTATGGCTAAACTGAAGCAGTTTCATTGCAGAGTCCTCATTTCCACAGATTTG ACTTCTCGTGGGATTGATGCTGAGAAGGTGAATCTGGTTGTAAATCTGGATGTACCATTGGATTGGGAGACATACATGCATCGGATTGGGAGAGCTGGCcgttttg GTACATTGGGGCTGACAGTGACCTACTGTTGCCggggagaggaagaaaatatgatGATGAGAATTGCCCAGAAATGTAATATCAACCTTCTCCCTTTACCAG ATCCCATTCCTTCTGGTCTGATGGAAGAATgtgtggattgggatgtggaggTTAAAGCTGCTGTGCATACATATGGCATAGCAAGTGTACCTAACCAACCCCTAAAAAAGCAAATTCAGAAAATAGAGAGAACCCTTCAAATTCAGAAAGCTCATGGTGATCACATGGCTTCCTCTAGAAATAATTCTGTATCTGGACTATCAgtcaaatcaaaaaataataccaAACAAAAGCTTCCTGTGAAAAGCCACTCAGAATGTGGAATCATAGAAAAAGCAGCGTCACCAAAAGAACTGGGCTGTGACAGGCAATCCGAAGAGCAAATGAAGAATTCTGTTCAGACTCCTGTTGAAAAGTCCACCAACAGTCAGCACCAGGTCAAAGAAGCTTTACCTGTGTCACTCCCCCAGATTCCTTGTCTGTCTTCCTTTAAAATCCATCAGCCATACACGTTGACTTTTGCTGAATTGGTAGAGGATTATGAACATTATATTAAAGAGGGGTTAGAGAAATCTGTGGAAATCATTAGGCACTACACAGGTCCTGGGGATCAGACTGTGAATCCTCAAAATGGTTTTGTGAGAAATAAAGTTACTGAACAGAGAGTCCCTGTATTGGCAAGTAGTAGCCAATCTGGAGACTCTGAGAGTGACAGTGATTCTTACAGCTCAAGAACCTCTTCCCAGAGCAAAGGAAATAAGTCATACTTGGAAGGCTCTTCTGATAATCAGCTGAAAGACTCTGAATCTACTCCTGTGGATGATCATATTTCTTTGGAACAACCACCAAATGGAATTGACACCCCCAATCCAGAGGAATATCAAGAATCACCTGGAATCCAGATCAAGACAAGACATAAAGAGGGGGCTAGCCAGAGAGCTAAGCAGAGCCGGAGAAACCTACCCAGGCGGTCTTCCTTCAGATTGCAGACTGAAGCCCAGGAAGATGATTGGTATGACTGTCATAGGGAAACACATCTGAGTTTTTCTGATACCTATCAGGATTATGAGGAGTACTGGAGAGCTTACTACAGGGCATGGCAAGAATATTATGCTGCCGCTTCTCATTCATATTATTGGAATGCTCAGAGACATCCAAGTTGGATGGCAGCTTATCACATGAATACCATTTATCTACAAGAAATGATGCATGGTAACCAGTGA
- the DDX20 gene encoding probable ATP-dependent RNA helicase DDX20 isoform X1: MWNRLWFQNPHPLGHSTPSSSGFGQDPRLPLSTARSDGTATMAAAFEAPGALAAVATGMPAEHVTVQVPAPEPTPGPMRSLRTAQDLSSPRTRTRDVLLAEPADFESLLLSRPVLEGLRAAGFERPSPVQLKAIPLGRCGLDLIVQAKSGTGKTCVFSTIALDSLVLENLSTQILILAPTREIAVQIHSVITAIGIKMEGLECHVFIGGTPLSQDKTRLKKCHIAVGSPGRIKQLIELDYLNPGSIRLFILDEADKLLEEGSFQEQINWIYSSLPASKQMLAVSATYPEFLANALTKYMRDPTFVRLNSSDPSLIGLKQYYRVVNSYPLAHKVFEEKTQHLQELFSRIPFNQALVFSNLHSRAQHLADILSSKGFPAECISGNMNQNQRLDAMAKLKQFHCRVLISTDLTSRGIDAEKVNLVVNLDVPLDWETYMHRIGRAGRFGTLGLTVTYCCRGEEENMMMRIAQKCNINLLPLPDPIPSGLMEECVDWDVEVKAAVHTYGIASVPNQPLKKQIQKIERTLQIQKAHGDHMASSRNNSVSGLSVKSKNNTKQKLPVKSHSECGIIEKAASPKELGCDRQSEEQMKNSVQTPVEKSTNSQHQVKEALPVSLPQIPCLSSFKIHQPYTLTFAELVEDYEHYIKEGLEKSVEIIRHYTGPGDQTVNPQNGFVRNKVTEQRVPVLASSSQSGDSESDSDSYSSRTSSQSKGNKSYLEGSSDNQLKDSESTPVDDHISLEQPPNGIDTPNPEEYQESPGIQIKTRHKEGASQRAKQSRRNLPRRSSFRLQTEAQEDDWYDCHRETHLSFSDTYQDYEEYWRAYYRAWQEYYAAASHSYYWNAQRHPSWMAAYHMNTIYLQEMMHGNQ; this comes from the exons ATGTGGAACAGGCTCTGGTTCCAGAATCCACATCCTCTCGGTCATTCCACTCCCTCATCAAGTGGCTTTGGACAA GATCCCCGCCTCCCCTTAAGCACCGCGAGATCTGACGGCACGGCTACCATGGCGGCGGCGTTTGAAGCCCCGGGAGCCTTAGCGGCAGTGGCGACTGGTATGCCGGCTGAGCATGTGACCGTGCAGGTCCCGGCCCCAGAGCCAACACCCGGGCCTATGAGGAGCCTGCGGACCGCTCAGGATCTCAGCAGCCCGCGGACCCGCACGAGGGATGTGCTGTTGGCGGAGCCTGCTGACTTCGAGTCACTGCTGCTTTCGCGGCCGGTGCTGGAGGGGCTGCGGGCGGCCGGCTTCGAGAGGCCCTCGCCGGTGCAGCTCAAGGCCATCCCGCTGGGGCGCTGCGGGCTCG ATTTAATTGTTCAAGCTAAATCTGGCACCGGGAAAACCTGTGTGTTCTCCACCATAGCTTTGGACTCTCTTGTTCTTGAAAACTTAAGTACCCAG attttgatcTTGGCCCCTACAAGAGAAATTGCTGTACAGATACATTCTGTTATTACAGCCATTGGAATAAAAATGGAAGGCTTAGAGTGTCATGTTTTTATTGGAGGGACCCCATTGTCACAAGACAAAACCAGACTTAAAAAGTGTCATATTGCTGTTGGATCTCCTG gcagAATTAAGCAACTCATAGAACTTGactacttgaacccaggcagtatACGCCTCTTTATTCTTGATGAAGCAGATAAGCTTTTAGAAGAAGGCAGCTTCCAGGAgcaaataaa tTGGATTTATTCTTCCTTGCCTGCCAGTAAACAGATGCTGGCAGTGTCAGCTACTTATCCCGAATTTTTGGCTAATGCTTTGACAAAGTACATGAGAGATCCCACTTTTGTAAGACTGAATTCCAGTGATCCAAGTCTCATAG GTTTGAAGCAGTATTACAGAGTTGTCAATTCGTACCCTTTGGCACATAAGGTTTTTGAGGAAAAGACTCAGCATTTACAGGAACTGTTCAGCAGAATTCCATTTAATCAAGCTTTAGTCTTTTCTAATTTGCACAGCAG AGCACAACATTtggctgatatcctttcttctaaaGGCTTTCCTGCTGAGTGCATTTCAG GCAATATGAATCAGAATCAGCGTCTTGATGCTATGGCTAAACTGAAGCAGTTTCATTGCAGAGTCCTCATTTCCACAGATTTG ACTTCTCGTGGGATTGATGCTGAGAAGGTGAATCTGGTTGTAAATCTGGATGTACCATTGGATTGGGAGACATACATGCATCGGATTGGGAGAGCTGGCcgttttg GTACATTGGGGCTGACAGTGACCTACTGTTGCCggggagaggaagaaaatatgatGATGAGAATTGCCCAGAAATGTAATATCAACCTTCTCCCTTTACCAG ATCCCATTCCTTCTGGTCTGATGGAAGAATgtgtggattgggatgtggaggTTAAAGCTGCTGTGCATACATATGGCATAGCAAGTGTACCTAACCAACCCCTAAAAAAGCAAATTCAGAAAATAGAGAGAACCCTTCAAATTCAGAAAGCTCATGGTGATCACATGGCTTCCTCTAGAAATAATTCTGTATCTGGACTATCAgtcaaatcaaaaaataataccaAACAAAAGCTTCCTGTGAAAAGCCACTCAGAATGTGGAATCATAGAAAAAGCAGCGTCACCAAAAGAACTGGGCTGTGACAGGCAATCCGAAGAGCAAATGAAGAATTCTGTTCAGACTCCTGTTGAAAAGTCCACCAACAGTCAGCACCAGGTCAAAGAAGCTTTACCTGTGTCACTCCCCCAGATTCCTTGTCTGTCTTCCTTTAAAATCCATCAGCCATACACGTTGACTTTTGCTGAATTGGTAGAGGATTATGAACATTATATTAAAGAGGGGTTAGAGAAATCTGTGGAAATCATTAGGCACTACACAGGTCCTGGGGATCAGACTGTGAATCCTCAAAATGGTTTTGTGAGAAATAAAGTTACTGAACAGAGAGTCCCTGTATTGGCAAGTAGTAGCCAATCTGGAGACTCTGAGAGTGACAGTGATTCTTACAGCTCAAGAACCTCTTCCCAGAGCAAAGGAAATAAGTCATACTTGGAAGGCTCTTCTGATAATCAGCTGAAAGACTCTGAATCTACTCCTGTGGATGATCATATTTCTTTGGAACAACCACCAAATGGAATTGACACCCCCAATCCAGAGGAATATCAAGAATCACCTGGAATCCAGATCAAGACAAGACATAAAGAGGGGGCTAGCCAGAGAGCTAAGCAGAGCCGGAGAAACCTACCCAGGCGGTCTTCCTTCAGATTGCAGACTGAAGCCCAGGAAGATGATTGGTATGACTGTCATAGGGAAACACATCTGAGTTTTTCTGATACCTATCAGGATTATGAGGAGTACTGGAGAGCTTACTACAGGGCATGGCAAGAATATTATGCTGCCGCTTCTCATTCATATTATTGGAATGCTCAGAGACATCCAAGTTGGATGGCAGCTTATCACATGAATACCATTTATCTACAAGAAATGATGCATGGTAACCAGTGA